Proteins from one Diprion similis isolate iyDipSimi1 chromosome 3, iyDipSimi1.1, whole genome shotgun sequence genomic window:
- the LOC124404313 gene encoding rhythmically expressed gene 2 protein-like, translated as MNAIRPRLVTFDVTGTLLMTGLEVHYSEVGSRYGLSVDPRKLAGSFKQNFNKLAADHPVFGKHTGLGWENWWRTIVHNVFREQNEHTCEKALDKVASTLIECYSTNECWHKYPDTLNILDYLKKKNVVLGVISNFDARLESVLVSTELRPYFSFVLSSYDLGTEKPDPLIFEEALKITKRYCDRSVLPHEAVHIGDTYDKDYLGAKNAKWNAILIKRDDKKPTDNTKLPHRDVYRSLNDLKIHFDKVFRYESTESP; from the coding sequence ATGAACGCTATACGACCGCGTTTAGTCACGTTTGACGTGACGGGAACTCTGCTCATGACGGGGTTGGAGGTTCACTACTCGGAAGTAGGATCGAGATACGGGCTGTCGGTGGACCCTAGGAAATTGGCGGGAAGTTTCAAACAGAACTTCAACAAACTGGCGGCGGATCATCCGGTGTTCGGAAAGCACACGGGACTTGGATGGGAGAATTGGTGGCGAACCATAGTGCACAACGTTTTCCGAGAGCAAAACGAGCACACTTGCGAAAAGGCACTCGACAAGGTGGCGAGCACTTTGATCGAATGTTATAGTACGAATGAATGCTGGCACAAGTATCCCGACACGCTCAATATACTCGATTacttgaagaagaagaatgtcGTACTCGGCGTCATATCCAACTTTGATGCTCGTCTAGAGTCTGTACTCGTCAGCACCGAATTGCGCccgtatttttctttcgttttgtcCTCTTACGACCTTGGAACGGAAAAGCCGGATCCATTGATATTTGAAGAGGCTctaaaaataacgaaacgttATTGCGATAGATCGGTTCTACCCCATGAAGCCGTACACATCGGAGATACGTACGACAAGGATTATCTTGGTGCCAAAAACGCCAAATGGAATGCTATACTGATCAAACGTGATGACAAAAAGCCAACTGATAACACGAAACTACCTCATCGCGACGTTTACCGTAGTCTCAACGATCTCAAAATTCACTTTGACAAAGTCTTTCGGTACGAGTCGACGGAATCGCCTTAG